A window from Nitrospira sp. ND1 encodes these proteins:
- the proC gene encoding pyrroline-5-carboxylate reductase, whose product MLTGTRIAFIGGGNMAEALLAGLLRKGVAVAEHLTVSDPDVHRRELLAERFGVAVHADNRTAAQGAELVVFCVEPQVLDSVLDEVASSLQSRPLVMSVAAGYPISRLQAHLKTATRLVRAMPNTPSTIGEGVTAMSMMPGLSSEDQDRTRCLFESVGKVVVVEERLMDAVTGLSGSGPAYVFAMIEALADGGVLMGLPRITAQVLAAQTVAGAARMVLEQGTHPAVLKDRVASPGGTTIAGLSRLEQGRLRATLMSAVTAAAQRSQELGKEENHHL is encoded by the coding sequence ATGTTGACGGGGACACGAATCGCGTTCATCGGCGGCGGCAATATGGCCGAGGCGCTGCTGGCAGGTCTCCTGCGCAAGGGCGTGGCTGTCGCCGAGCACCTCACCGTCAGCGATCCCGATGTCCATCGCCGGGAACTGCTGGCAGAGCGATTCGGGGTCGCGGTCCATGCCGACAACCGGACGGCGGCGCAAGGTGCGGAGCTCGTCGTGTTCTGTGTCGAACCGCAGGTGCTCGATTCTGTTTTGGATGAGGTGGCTTCAAGTCTCCAATCCCGGCCCCTCGTGATGTCCGTTGCAGCCGGGTATCCGATCTCCCGCCTGCAGGCTCACCTCAAGACCGCAACCAGACTGGTCCGTGCCATGCCGAACACGCCCTCGACCATCGGAGAAGGGGTGACGGCGATGAGCATGATGCCGGGTCTCTCATCCGAAGATCAGGACCGGACGCGATGCCTGTTCGAATCGGTCGGTAAGGTGGTTGTGGTGGAGGAGCGGCTGATGGATGCCGTGACAGGCCTGAGCGGAAGCGGACCGGCCTACGTGTTCGCCATGATCGAAGCATTGGCCGACGGCGGCGTGTTGATGGGACTACCTCGAATCACCGCGCAAGTTCTGGCGGCGCAGACAGTAGCCGGCGCGGCGCGTATGGTGCTGGAACAGGGGACACATCCGGCGGTGTTGAAAGATCGCGTGGCTTCGCCGGGCGGCACCACGATTGCGGGACTCTCCCGCCTGGAGCAGGGGCGGCTGCGCGCGACTTTGATGTCGGCCGTGACAGCCGCGGCGCAACGATCGCAGGAGTTGGGGAAAGAAGAGAACCATCACCTCTAA
- a CDS encoding tyrosine-type recombinase/integrase encodes MARKEGKDRGITQRKGREGWWVRVYEEGRQTWHKCDTKSQARTLYGKLKANAREGKLFPKQKTTKSILLKDYFVTWLKNQPARGKKVSTIKTYESRLRKHALPAFGTSQLSAISRPRIKAWAAGLLEKGLDFDTALNALLTLSAVLTEAVEDGLITHNPALRSGKLLKRPATIEESELAIFTPEEEGLLLETIRRERPLFFPMALTFFRTGLRAGEVLGLHRGDLNFHSRSIYVQRNWSRGILGTPKNGKARRVDMSQGLAKALTEWSELQDLEAAAAGQAAPEILFPGNLGGTRREPSYMAENWLRYKLWFPMVAKAGLRRLDMHSVRHTYASRLIANGENLKYVQEQLGHASITITCDTYGHLIPGGNRQAVDKLDSLKIGFGTVTKTVTNASENC; translated from the coding sequence ATGGCAAGAAAAGAGGGAAAGGATAGAGGCATCACCCAGCGGAAGGGCCGTGAAGGGTGGTGGGTGCGTGTCTATGAAGAGGGGCGCCAGACGTGGCACAAGTGCGACACCAAAAGCCAAGCACGCACGCTGTATGGGAAGTTGAAGGCCAATGCACGAGAGGGAAAACTCTTTCCCAAACAGAAGACGACGAAATCAATCCTGCTCAAAGATTACTTCGTGACGTGGCTCAAGAATCAACCGGCACGAGGCAAGAAGGTTTCGACCATCAAGACGTACGAGTCGCGATTGCGAAAACATGCCCTCCCCGCTTTCGGCACCTCTCAACTCTCCGCCATCTCACGACCACGGATCAAAGCATGGGCCGCAGGGCTGCTTGAAAAGGGGCTGGATTTCGATACGGCACTCAATGCGCTGCTCACGCTCAGCGCGGTGTTGACCGAAGCCGTCGAAGATGGGCTGATCACTCACAACCCGGCCCTCCGTTCCGGCAAACTGCTGAAACGGCCGGCGACGATCGAGGAATCCGAACTGGCGATCTTCACGCCAGAAGAGGAAGGCCTGTTGCTGGAGACAATACGACGCGAACGCCCGCTGTTTTTCCCGATGGCCCTGACCTTCTTTCGCACCGGCCTACGAGCCGGAGAGGTGCTTGGACTCCATCGGGGCGATCTGAACTTTCACAGCCGATCCATCTACGTGCAACGGAACTGGTCACGAGGAATTCTGGGCACACCTAAGAACGGCAAGGCTCGACGGGTGGACATGTCGCAGGGTCTCGCAAAGGCTCTGACGGAATGGAGCGAGCTACAGGACCTGGAGGCGGCCGCCGCTGGGCAGGCAGCACCTGAAATTCTCTTTCCAGGCAACCTTGGCGGAACCAGACGGGAGCCGAGCTATATGGCCGAGAATTGGTTGCGGTACAAACTGTGGTTTCCCATGGTGGCGAAAGCGGGACTACGACGACTCGATATGCATAGTGTCCGACATACCTATGCAAGCCGACTCATCGCGAATGGCGAGAACCTGAAATATGTCCAAGAGCAACTGGGCCATGCGTCGATTACCATCACCTGTGACACCTATGGGCATCTGATTCCAGGCGGGAATCGACAAGCGGTCGATAAGCTGGATTCGTTAAAAATCGGTTTTGGAACCGTGACCAAAACCGTGACCAACGCTTCAGAAAACTGCTAA
- a CDS encoding AlpA family transcriptional regulator: protein MVSTKLITIREAAERLGLKESTIRKYILKRQIAYVKPSVRAVRIPIEELERILVAGLRPVIPQAEGAR from the coding sequence ATGGTCAGTACAAAATTGATCACCATTCGAGAAGCGGCGGAACGGTTAGGACTCAAGGAAAGCACGATCAGGAAATACATCCTGAAGCGGCAGATCGCCTACGTGAAGCCGTCCGTGCGTGCCGTGCGGATTCCCATCGAAGAACTCGAACGGATTCTGGTTGCCGGCCTGAGGCCGGTGATTCCCCAGGCGGAAGGTGCGCGATGA